GGATATGGCCGATCTCGGCTTCGGTGGTCAGGGACCAGAGATCCTGGTGCACCGCCTCCCCCGCGATGGCCTGCAGGGCATGGGGGGTGACGAAGCGGGCGCCGCCGGAGGTCAGCACGGGCGTGACCCGCGCCCCCGCCTTGCGCAGCAGCCGTGTCAGCGCCAGCGCCTTGAAGGCGGCGACGCTGCCGGAGACGATGAGGAGGATGCGCTTCTCGGACAGCATGGCCGCAGGCTAGCCGCTGGCCCGGCCGACCGGAAGGGCGAGGCCGCTCTCCGGAAATTGTCATGCTTTCGTCATCCATCCGGCAAATACCTGTCATTGCCTGGAAGAATTGGCCAATTCTCCTTCCCGGCAACATCCTTGCCGCAGCAGGGCGGCCAAAAGTCTGCCTTTATTGTGACAGGAAATCAAAATGCTTCGCAAAGTTATTCTTTCCGCTGTTCTCATCAGCGGCTCCATGGGTGCTGCCATGGCGCAGGAACCCCTGAAGGTATTGGGCACTGGCGAGAATTTCGCCGTCGAATACTCCAATGATGGTGGCAACATCCTGGGCGGCGGCCCCGTGCAGGTTTTTGGCAACGGCGAGAGCATCGTCATCCGCCATGCCGAGGGCGCGCCGGCCCAGCGGGGCTGGACGCCGACCATCGTCGATAACGGGGAGAACCTGCGCATCGTCTATACCCCGGCGCGGGATGCGAACCCGATGCCGCAGGGCTAGGGCGGACCCCGATCAGAAGGAATCGCCTGATCGGGTGAGGATGCCCAGCCAGATGAAAGCCGGGCCTCCGGGCTCAGAGGCCCAGCAGGTCCAGGGTGCGGGCGATCACCTTGGCCTCGTCGAAATGCTCCAGCGCGTATCGCCGCCCGGCCTCGCCCATCCGGGCGCGCAGCGCCGGGTCTGCGGCCAGTGCCGCCAGGGCCCCGGCCAGGGGCTGCACCGTCTGCGGCGGCACCAGCAACCCGGTCACGCCATGCTGTACCTGCTCCCGCGGGCCGCGGATATCGGTGGCCACCACCGGCAGGCCGGTCAGCATGGCCTCGATCACCGACATCGGCAGGCCCTCGAAATGGCTGGGCAGGCAGAAGATATCGGCCGCCGCCAGCACGCGCGGGATATCCTCCCGGTATCCCAGCCGCACCAGCCGCCGCCCCAGCACCTGCTGGGCACGGGCGAAATCCTCCGCCATGTCGGGGCCGTGGTCGGAATCCAGCCGGTTGCCCACCACCCAGAGGGTGGCATCCGGCAGCTGCTCCATCGCCCGCAGCAGTTCCACATGCCCCTTGTGGCGGACGATGCGGCTGACGATGACGATGACGCAGTCCCGCTCCGTGGCGCCCAGCTCGGCGCGCAGGGCGGCGCGGCCGGCCGGGTCGGGCCGGAAGCGCGCGGGGTCCCGCCCATTGCCGATGCCCACCGCATGGCGGGCGATGCCGAGGCGCCGGGCATCCGCCGCCTCCTCCTGGCTCACGGTCATGAAGACATCGGTGGCGCGGCCACCCAGCCATTCCAGCCCCATCGACAGCCCCTTCCGCCAGAGCGGGCCGGGCTGGTTGAAGAGGAAGCCATGGCCGGTATAGGCGATGCGCGGCACCCCCGCCGCCTTGGCCGCCGCCCGCGCCAGCAGGCCGGAGATGGGCATATGCCCGTGCACCAGGTCGAATTTCTCCGCCCGGAAGACATCCAGCAGCGACCGGAAGGCGCGCGCCTGGGCCAGCGGGTTCAGGCTGCGGGCCATGGGCACGGGGATCATGCGGAACCCCTCGCCGCGCGGCACCTCCAGCAGCGGGCCATCGGCGCAGAGGCCCACCACCTCATGCCCCCGCTGACGGGCGCCGCGCATCAGCGGCAGCACGAAATGCCGCATGGAGAAATCGACGTTGCAGACTTCAGCGATCTTCATGGATTGCGGCGGCGGGGGAGCATGGAAGCTCCCCGGCCATCCCTCTTCTCTTCGTTTCAGGCGCGCACGGGGCCGGGCGCCAAGCCCGTCTCAGCCCTCGGCGGAGGATTGCGGCAGGTTCACCCGGCTCAGCGCCCATTGCACCGAGCCGGTGCCGGCCTCGGCGGTCAGCACCACCTGGCTGGTGCGGCGCGGCTCGCCGGCCATGAAGACACTCTCCTCCAGCCCGGCCCTGGCCCGGCTGGCGCGCAGCCGCCAGCTGGCGCCGCTGGGCAGCCGCAGCAGCACCGTGTTCTCCTCCTCCTGCAGGCTTGCGACGATGCCGGGATGCAGATGGAAGCGGATGGTATAGGCGGGGACCTCCTCGCCCTCCACCATATCCTCCCCGCGCAGGTCGTCGCCGGATTCGGAGAGATAGAGGCGGCGGCGGTGGATGACGCCGAAGCCGCGCCGGTAGCCGTCATGGCTGGCATCCAGCCATTGCGCGCCATTGGCTTCCTGGCGCTCGGCCTCCACCACCTCCACCCGGCGGCCGAGGCCGTCTTCCTTCAGCTCGCTGCTGTTGGTGTCGGAGAGCGTGAGGGTGGAATGGGCGGCGGTGGCCCGCAGCGCGTCGCGCCAGCCGGCCTCGGCCGCCGGCGCCGCGCCGCAATTGACGATGACGCGGTCCCGCCCCACCGACATCTCGAAGGACAGGGTGCCGGCATGGTGCAGCCGGTCGGCATGGCGCGGCAGGCCGGCGGGGCCGCTGGAGGGGCCGCGCCCCTGCTCCGGCGGCGCGCCGCAATCGGCGATCACCAGGGTGCGCCCGGCCTGCAGCCGCTGGAAGCCCGCCTCGCCCAGGATGAGCGGCGCGCGGCCGCGCGCCTGCCCCTGTGTCAGCACCAGGTCCACCAGCGCCGCGCCCTCGTTCCGCGTGCCGTTGAAGAGCGCGAGCCCGCCATCGCCATGGCGGAACAGCCGCAGCGCCGGCGCGGCGCGGTCCAGCGCCAGGGCGAGGTGCGGCGGCGCCTCCAGCCCCGCGCCATGCACGAGGTTGCGGATCTCGATCAGGTCCTGCACGGCCTGCAGCAATTGCGCCGGGCTGCGCTCGACATGCCCGCCATCGGGCAGGATCTGGCGGTCGATCTCGGCCGGCAGCAGGCGCAGGCAGCGGGCGATCCAGGCTTCCTCGGCCAGCGCCACGGCGGCGGCCAGCGCGCCCTTCAGCGCCACCAGGGCGCCGCGATGCCCGCTCTCATCCGGCAGGCTGGCCACCAGCACGCGGGCATCCTGCGCCAGCCGCACCATGATGGCGCGGCGGAAGCCGTCCTCGGCGGTGGCCGCCAGGAAATCCCAGTGGCCGAGCCAGGCGGAGATGCGAGCCCCCGCCACCTCCGGCACCGCCGCCATCGCCTCATTGCCGCCATAGGCCAGCCAGTCGGCGGCCAGGTCGCGGGCGCGCAGCCGGGCGCCGTCGGTGCCCAGGGCCCGCAGGTCGCGCAGCCAGGCGAAGCCATGCACGGCGGCCCGCCAGGTGGCGGAGCCCCCGGCGGCGGTCCAGCCCGTGCCGCCTTCCTGCGTCAGCATCAGCGCGCGGGTGGTGCCCTGCACCTCGCATTCGCCGCGCAGCAGGCGCTGGCCGCGCGCGGCATCCCCCGGCCAAAGGTCCCGGAAGGCGCGGGCCGGCGCCTCCGGCACCTTGATCGGCTTCAGCCCCGCCACAACCTTGCGCGCGCCGCGCAGCCAGTCCGACATCAGGCGCGCTTCCCCCGCAGCGCGGCAATGGCCGCGGCGTAATCCGGTTTGCCGAAGACGGCGGTGCCGGCCACCAGGGCATCGGCGCCCGCCTGGATGCAGAGCGGCGCCGTCTGCTCCGTCACGCCGCCATCCACCTGCAGATGGATCTCCCGCCCGGTGGCATCGATCATCCGCCGCAGCTCGGCGATCTTGGGCAGCTGGGACTGCAGGAAGGACTGGCCGCCGAAGCCCGGATTGACCGTCATCACGAGGATCAGGTCCACCAGGTCCAGCACCGGCGCCACGGCCGAGGCGGGGGTGCCGGGGTTCAGCACCACGCCCGCCTTCTTGCCCAGCGCCCGGATGGTCTGGAGCGAGCGGTGCAGATGCGGCCCGGCCTCCGGGTGCAGCGAGATGAGGTCCGCGCCCGCCTCGGCGAAGGCCGCGAGGTAGGGGTCGGCGGGCGCGATCATCAGGTGCACATCGAAGGCCATGCGGCTGTGGCGCCGGAGCGCCTTCACCACCGCGGGGCCGAAGCTGATATTGGGCACAAAATGCCCGTCCATGATATCGAGGTGCAGCCAGTCCGCGCCGGCTGCCTCGATGGCGGCCACCTCCTCTCCCAGCCGCGCGAAATCGGCTGCCAGGAGGGATGGGGCGATGATCAGGGGACGTGTCACGCCGTGTTTATGCCTCCCGCCGCTGAGGCTCACAAGCAGCCGCCCGGGCTTTCACCGCGAGAATGACGATGGCTTGACCCGCATGCCCGGCGACACGACGTTCTTGCCAAGCGAGGCGGAGGCCGGCATGCCGCGCCTTCGCGCAACAAGGACCGAAACCATGAGCGAACTGACCAAGCCCGTCAGCGACGACAGCTTCAAGGCCGATGTGCTGGAAGCCCCCGGCCCCGTGCTGGTGGATTTCTGGGCGGAATGGTGCGGCCCCTGCCGCATGGTGGCCCCGATCCTGGACGAGATCGCCAAGGACTATGAGGGTCAGCTGACCATCGCCAAGGTGAATATCGACGAGAACCCGGTGACGCCGAACGACTATGCCGTGCGCGGCATCCCCACCATGATCCTGTTCAAGGACGGCAAGCCGGTGGAAACCAAGGTCGGCGCCCTGCCCAAGAGCCAGTTGAAGGACTGGATCGCCGGCGCCCTGGCGAAGTAGGCCCGGGATGCCGCTGCCCGGCATGACCAGGGGGCGCCGCCCCCTGGCCCGGCTGGCCGCCGCCATGGCCGCCGCCGTGATGCTGGCGGGGCCGGCCTGCGCCCAGCGCGTGCCGGGCACCGGGGAGGTGGTGCGCGGGGCCAGCGAGCCCTTCCGCGTCTCCACCTTCAGCGCCGGGCTGGAGCGCCCCTGGGGCGCCGCCTTCCTGCCCGACGGCCGGTTGCTGGTGACGGAGCGGCCGGGGCGGATGCGGATCGTCTCGCCGGATGGCACCCTCTCCCCGCCGCTGGGCGGCGTGCCGGAGGTGCTGGCCGCCGGCCAGGGCGGGCTGCTGGATGTGCAGCCGGCGCCCGATTTCGCCACCACGCGCGAACTCTATTTCTGCCAGGCCGCCATGGTGCAGGGCGACGGCGGCCGAGGCGCCGCCACCCGCCTGGTGCGCGCCCGCCTCTCCGCCGACGCCAGGCATCTGGAGATGACGCAGCCCATCCTGGACGCGCTGCCGGCGCAATCCTCCGGCCGGCTGCATTACGGCTGCCGCATCGCCTTCGGCCGGGACGGCAAGCTCTATCTCTCCACCGGGGACCGCCACGCCGAGAAGATGCGGGCGCAGCGGCTGGACGACCTGGCCGGCAAGGTGCTGCGGCTGGAGCGCGATGGCCGCCCCGCCGAGGGCAATCCCTTCCTTGGCCGCCCGGATGCCCGGCCCGAGATCTTCACCTATGGCCACCGCAACCCGCAGGGGCTGGCGCTGAACCCCTGGACGGGCAGCCTGTGGGAGGCCGAGTTCGGCGCCCGGGGCGGGGATGAGGTGAACCTGCTGAAGCCCGGCCTGAATTACGGCTGGCCCATCGTCACCCATGGGGTGGATTACGACGGCAGCCGGATCGGCGAAGGCAGCTCCCGCCCCGACATGGAGGAGCCGCTGCGCTACTGGGTTCCCTCGGTCAGCCCCTCCGGCATCGGCTTCTATGACGGCGAGGCCTTCCCGGGCTGGAAGGGCAGCCTCTTCATGGCCAGCCTGAACACGCCCGGCCTGCTCCGCCTCTCGACCGATGGCGACCGTATCACGGGGGAGGAGCGGCTGCTCTGGGGCGAGTTGCGCTTCCGGCAGGTGCTGCAGGGGCCGGACGGGCTGATCTATATCCTGACCGACGAGGGGCGCGGGCGCATCCTGCGGCTGGAACCGGTGGCCGGGCGCGGCTAGGGCGGCTTCCGCTCACCCGGGTTCACTTCACCTGCTCCAGCCATGTGTTCCGGCGCGCAGCCCCACCCGGTCCGGTGATCCCGCCTGACCGGGTGGCGGGGGCATGAGGCGCCGCCGCCCCCGGCCTCGTCTCAGGCGGAGGAAGGGACCACTTCCGAGGTGCCGGGCTGCCCCAGCGCCTCCAGCAGGGCGATCCGCAGCGAGGCGAGCTTGCGCTCGTTCTCGATCTTCAGCCCGAAGACGTCCTTCACGTAGAAGACATCCACCGCCCGCACGCCATAGGTGGTGATATGGGCGGAGGCGATCTGCAGCCCCTGCTCGCTGATGGCCGCCGTCATGTCATGCAGCAGGCCGGGCCGGTCGCGCCCGTTCAGTTCGATGACCGTGTGGGTATTGCTGGCGTGGTTGTCGATCACCACGCGCCCGGGCACCTGCACCGCGCGCAGCCGCGCCGGCTCCCGCCGCACCTTGAGGATCTCCTGCGTCAGGTTCAGCCGGCCGGAGAGCGCCTGCTCGATCAGCACGGAAAGGCGCGCCAGGCGGTGCGGCGCGTCGAAGGCGCCGCCCTGGGCGTCCTGCACCCAGAAGGTGTCCAGCGCGCGGCCATTGGTCATGGTGTGGATGCGCGCATCGACGATGCTGGCCCCCGCCACCGCCAGCGCGCCGGCGATGCGGCTGAAGAGGCCGGGGTGGTCGGTGCAATAGACCGTCACCTCCGTCACCGCCCGGCTTTCCAGCACGCGGGAGGAGACGGTCAGCGGCGCGCCGGTGGCCTCGGCCTCCCGGATCAGGGCGGCATGGCGGGCATGGGTCTCCGGGTCGAAGGAGAGCCAGTAGCCGGGATAGCCGAGGCTGAGGAACTGCTCCACCACCTCCTTCGGCTGGTCCTCCAGCATGGCGGCGGCGGCCTGCTTGGCGCGGGAGACGCGCACGTCCCGCTCGGGCACCGAGAGGCCGCCGGCCAGGACCTCCGCCACGCGCCAGTAGAGTTCCCGCAGCAGCGTCGCCTTCCAGCCGTTCCAGACCTTGGGGCCGACGGCGCGCATATCGGCGACGGTCAGCACCAGCAGCAGGCGCAGGCGCTCGGGCGACTGCACGACCTCGGCGATGTCGAGGATGGTCTTGGGGTCGTCGATGTCGCGTTTGAAGGCGGTCTGGCTGACCAGCAGGTGGTTCAGCACCAGCCAGGAGACGGTCTCCGTCTCCTCCTGGTTCAGGCCGAGGCGGGGGCAGATCTCGAGCGCTAGGCCCGCGCCCAGCTCGGAATGGTCGCCGCCCCGGCCCTTGGCGATATCGTGCAGCAGCGTCGCGACATAGAGCGCGCGGTGGGACTGCAGCTGGCCGATCAGCTCGGAGGCGACCGGCACGGCCTCCTCCAGATCACCTCGCTCCAGCTGGTTCAGCACGCCGATCGCCTCGATCGTGTGCTCCTCCACCGTGAAGACGTGATAGGTGTCGAACTGCATCAGCCCGACGATGCGCGCCCAGTCCGGGATATAGCGGGAGAGGAAGCCGGCCTCGTTCAGCACCCGCATCCAGCGGTGGGAATCCTTCCCCTCCAGCAGGTCGAGGAAGATGCCGGCGGCGTGGCTGTCGTCCCGCAGGGCCTGGGCGCGCGGGGCGTTGCGGATCAGCGCCCGCCGCGCCAGGGGGTGCAGGTCCAGCCCCCGGTCCCGCGCCGCGCGCACCAGGCGCAGCATGACGGCGGGATCGGCGGCGATGTCCTTGTCGGGGGCGAAGATCAGCCGGCCATCCGCGAGGGCGATGCCGGCGGCGGCGAGCGCGGGATCGCTGGCCTTCTGCACGGCCGGGGCGCCCAGGGCGGCGCGCTCGATGGCCGGTTCCAGGAGGTGGGAGAGGCGCACCACGTCCCGGGCGGTGAGGAAGAGGTGCTTCATGAAGCGCTCCACCCCATCCTGCTTCCCGTGGCGGGTATAGCCCATCCGGGCCCCCACCACGGGCTGCAGGTCGAAGGTCAGCCGCTCCTCGGCGCGTCCCGTCACGTAGTGGAGGTGGAAGCGCACGGTCCAGAGGAAGTCCCAGGCGCGGCGGAAGGCGCGGGCCTCGCGCTCCGTCAGAAGGCCGCCGCCGGGGCTCTCGGGGCCCACCAGCTCCGGCATCCGCTGCACGCCGAAGGCATAGCGCGCCAGCCAGTACATGGTCTGGATGTCGCGCAGGCCGCCGCGGCCTTCCTTGATATGGGGTTCGACCAGATAGGGGCTGTCGCCATAGCGCTTGTGGCGCGCCATGCGCTCGGCCCGCTTGGCGGCGAGGAACTGCCCCACGCCCCACTCCTGGCGTGCCTGGCTGAAGGCGGCGTCGAAGCGCTCGAAGACCCCGCTCTCCCCGGCCAGGAAGCGGCTGTCCAGCAGGGCGGTCTGGATGGTGGCGTCGGCCCTGGCATCCTCCAGGCACTCGCGGATGCTGCGGGTGGCATGGCCGACCTTCAGGCCGAGGTCCCAGAGCATGTAGAGCATGAACTCCACAGCCCGCCGCCCGCGCGGCCCGAGCGGCGCATCCGAGAGGAAGAGCAGGTCGATATCGGAAAAGGGCGCGAGGACGCCACGGCCATATCCGCCGGTGGCCGCCAGGGCGAAGGGCGGCTCGGAGGCGGCGGCGAGGGGATTGGCGCCGCGCTCGCCAGCCTCAGGCGCCACCTGGGCGAGGGTATAGGCATGGATCGCCGAGATCAGCCCGTCCGTCAGCTCCGCCAGCGCCCGCCCGGCGGCGAGGCCGGAGAGGGCATGCGCCTCGAAAGCCTCCTGCACGCGGGACTGGATGCGTCCGAGCTGCCGCCGCAGCAGCGTGAGCGCGACATCCCGCGGCACCGGCGCGCCGGGTCTCGGCACCAGGTCGAGGGCGAGGTCCGGCAGGGGGCGCAGGGGACGCGCGCCGGAGGGGCGGTCGGTGGAAGCGATGGCGTCGGGCATGTCGCCGCTGCTGATCATCCCTTCATGTTATCCTCTGCTGCGACGCGGCAACAGCGTCCTCAACACGAATAGGTGTCATGATCTTGCCGGACAGGCCATTGATCCCGCGGCTGTGGCCTCAGCGCAGCAGGGATTTGAGCCGGTAGAGGGCCTCCAGTGCCGCGCGGGGGGTCAGGACATCCGGGTCCAGCGCCTCCAGCGCCGCGCGCAGGGGGTCCGGCCCCTCCGGCTCCGGCTCCTCGGGCGCGGCGGGCGCGCGGGCGAAGAGCGGCATCTCCCCGGCCAGGGGGTCGAGGCCCCTCGCCCGCTCCTCCAGCGCCGCCAGCACGGCGGTGGCACGCATCACCACCTCGCGCGGCACGCCGGCCAGCCTGGCCACATGCAACCCCCAGGAGCGTTCGGAGGCCCCGGGCGCGACGAGGTGCAGGAAGACCACCTCGCCGCGATGTTCCCGCACCTTCATGGTCGCGGGCGCCAGTTCCGGCAGCTTGCCTGTGAGCGCGGTGAGTTCGTGGAAGTGGGTCGCGAAGATGGCACGGCAGCGGATGCGGTCGTGCAGCGCCTCCAGCACCGCCCAGCCGATGGCGAGGCCATCCCAGGTGGCGGTGCCGCGCCCGACCTCGTCCAGCACCACCAGGGAACGCTGGGTGGCCTGGTTCAGGATGGCGGCGGTCTCGGTCATCTCCACCATGAAGGTGGAGCGGCCGCCGGCGATGTCGTCCGCCGCGCCGACGCGGGAGAAGAGCCGGTCCACCAGCCCGATTCGGGCGGCCTCGGCCGGCACGAACATGCCGGCCTGGGCCAGCACGGCCATGATGGCGTTCTGCCGCAGGAAGGTGGATTTGCCGGCCATGTTCGGCCCGGTCAGCAGGCAGAGTCGCTGGCCGGGCGAGAGGTCGGCGTCATTGGGCACGAAGGCCGCGCTTTTCAGCGGGTCGCGCGCCAGGGCGGCCTCCACCACGGGGTGGCGGCCCTGGGTGATGCGGAAATCCGTCCGCTCCACCATCTCCGGCCGGCACCAGCGCTGGCCGGCGGCCAGTTCGGCGGCGGCGGCATGGATGTCGAATTCGGCCATGGCCTGGGCGGCGGCGTCGATGCCGAAGGCTGCACGCAGGCAGAGGTCGCGCAGGTGGCGCACCACCAGCGCCTCCCGCCTCGCGGCCTGCTGCCCGGCCTCGGCCAGCCTGCGGTCCAGATCCGCCAGGGCGGCGCAGGTGAAGCGGATGGCATTGGCCATGGTCTGGCGGTGCACCGGCGCCATGGGGCCGGGCGCGGGCGGGGCGCGCAGGAGCTTCTCGCCGGCGGCGGCGGGCAGTTCGGCCAGATAGCCGAATTGCTGGTGGTGGCGGATCTTCAGGCTGGCCACGCCCCAGGCCTGGGCAAGGTCGAGCTGCATGGCGGCGATGGCGGCGCGGCCGTCGTCGCGCAGGCGCCGCAGGGCGTCCAGCTCCCCGTCATAGCCCTGGGCCACGACGCCGCCATCCTCGATGCGGGCGGGCAGGTTCTCCGCCAGCGCCCGGTCCAGCTCGGCGCGGGGAGAGGCTTCCGGCACCAGGGCGGCGGCGGCCTCCTCCAGCAGCGCCGGCAGGGGGCGGCCGCGCAGGAAGTCCGCCATGGCCTCGGCCCGTGCCAGGCCGTCCCGCAGGGCGGCGAGGTCGCGCGGGGCGAAGCGGTCCAGGGAGAGCCGGGCCAGGGCGCGGGCCATGTCCGGCGCGCCCTTCAGATGGCCGCGCAGCGTGGCGCGGGCGGGGGCATCCGCGAGCAGGCAGGCCACGGCCTCGTGCCGTGCCAGGATCGGCGCCATCTCCGCCAGCGGGCAGGCGAGGCGCGAGGCCAGCTCCCGCGCGCCGGCGCCGGTCAGCGTCCGGTCGACGGCGGAGAGCAGGCAGTTGCGGGTATCGCCGCGCTCGCTGCGCAGGATCTCCAGGCTGCGGCGGGTGGCGGCGTCCATCCGTAGCGTGCCGCCACCGCCCGCGGGCTCGGGCGGGCGCAGGCGCGGCGCGGCCTCGCCCTGGGTGGCGCGGATATAGGCCAGGGCCATGGCGGCGGCGGATAATTCGGGGGGCTGGAAGGCGCCGAAGCCCTCCATGCTGGCGACGCCGTAGAATTCCGCCAGGTCCCGCGCCGGGTCGCGCCCAGGCTCCTGCGCCGCGATGCGGTCGGCCCAGGGGGCCAGGGCGGGGTGGCCCTCCAGCGCCGCCGGGGCCAGCAGCTCGGCAGGTTCCAGCCGGGCCAGCAGGCCAGCAAGCTCGGCCTCCGGCAGCAGCTCGGTGCGGAAGGCGCCGGTGGAGAGGTCGGCCCAGGCCGCGCCCAGTTCTCCGCCATGGGGCGCCCCCTGCCGCGGGCAGAGCGCCAGCAGCCAGGCCGGGCGGGCGCCTTCCAGCAGCGCGTCCTCGGTAATGGTGCCGGGAGTGACGAGGCGCACCACCTCCCGCCGGATGGTCGGGGCCTTGCGGGCCTTGGCCTGCTCCGGCGTCTCCCGCTGGTCGCAGATGGCGACGCGCAGCCCCGCGCGGATCAGCCGCGCCAGATAGCCTTCCAGCGCATGCGCGGGCACGCCGGCCATGGGGATGGGCTGGCCCTGGTGCTCGCCCCGGTGGGAGACGGCCAGGCCCAGCAGCTCGCCGGCCCGGTGGGCATCCTCGAAGAAAAGCTCGAAGAAATCCCCCATGCGGAAGAAGATCAGGGCGCCCGGATGCTGGGCGCGGGCGGCGAACCACTGCGCCATGGCGGGGGTGGCCCCCTCCGCCGTGCGGGCAGGGGCCGCGCGGCCGTCATCGGGCGCGTGGGCGGGCAGCGGAAGGTTGGGGGCGGCACGGTGCATGCCGGTCTCCTAGAACAGATCGGCCCCGCCCGGAATGCCGCGCCGCAGCCCCTTGAGCCGCCTGCCTGCCATGCCGACCTGATACGGCCGACGCCCGGGAATCACCCCGCCGTTGGCGGCTGAGATCCCATGAAGCTTGACGTGGGCGGCCCAGCGTGTCGAATCCGCTTCAGGTTTACATTGTCATGCCCCAGCTCTCCATTCTCACCCCCCTCGGCGCGCTCACCCTCTCGGAAGAGGACGGCGCCATCATCGCGCTGGACTGGGGCCGTGGCCGCGACCAGGAGGAGACGCCCGGCCTGCGCGCCGCGGCCGACCAGCTGCAGGATTATTTCGACGGGCACCGCCTGGTCTTCGACCTGCCGCTCGCGCCCTTCGGCAGCCCCTTCCGCCAGCGGGTCTGGGCGGCGCTGCGCGCCATCCCGCCGGGCGAGACGCGGGGCTATGGCGACCTGGCGCGGCAGCTCGGCACCGCCGCGCGGGCCATCGGCGGCGCCAATGGCGCCAACCCCATTCCCATCATCATCC
This genomic window from Roseomonas marmotae contains:
- the mutS gene encoding DNA mismatch repair protein MutS, whose amino-acid sequence is MAQWFAARAQHPGALIFFRMGDFFELFFEDAHRAGELLGLAVSHRGEHQGQPIPMAGVPAHALEGYLARLIRAGLRVAICDQRETPEQAKARKAPTIRREVVRLVTPGTITEDALLEGARPAWLLALCPRQGAPHGGELGAAWADLSTGAFRTELLPEAELAGLLARLEPAELLAPAALEGHPALAPWADRIAAQEPGRDPARDLAEFYGVASMEGFGAFQPPELSAAAMALAYIRATQGEAAPRLRPPEPAGGGGTLRMDAATRRSLEILRSERGDTRNCLLSAVDRTLTGAGARELASRLACPLAEMAPILARHEAVACLLADAPARATLRGHLKGAPDMARALARLSLDRFAPRDLAALRDGLARAEAMADFLRGRPLPALLEEAAAALVPEASPRAELDRALAENLPARIEDGGVVAQGYDGELDALRRLRDDGRAAIAAMQLDLAQAWGVASLKIRHHQQFGYLAELPAAAGEKLLRAPPAPGPMAPVHRQTMANAIRFTCAALADLDRRLAEAGQQAARREALVVRHLRDLCLRAAFGIDAAAQAMAEFDIHAAAAELAAGQRWCRPEMVERTDFRITQGRHPVVEAALARDPLKSAAFVPNDADLSPGQRLCLLTGPNMAGKSTFLRQNAIMAVLAQAGMFVPAEAARIGLVDRLFSRVGAADDIAGGRSTFMVEMTETAAILNQATQRSLVVLDEVGRGTATWDGLAIGWAVLEALHDRIRCRAIFATHFHELTALTGKLPELAPATMKVREHRGEVVFLHLVAPGASERSWGLHVARLAGVPREVVMRATAVLAALEERARGLDPLAGEMPLFARAPAAPEEPEPEGPDPLRAALEALDPDVLTPRAALEALYRLKSLLR
- a CDS encoding methylated-DNA--[protein]-cysteine S-methyltransferase; amino-acid sequence: MPQLSILTPLGALTLSEEDGAIIALDWGRGRDQEETPGLRAAADQLQDYFDGHRLVFDLPLAPFGSPFRQRVWAALRAIPPGETRGYGDLARQLGTAARAIGGANGANPIPIIIPCHRVVGAGGALGGYSGGEGPATKRYLLDLERRALRQQGSLL